CCCACCACGCCCCGGATCCCGGAGATGGAGATCATGAGGCGGCTCACGCGTCGCCCTCGGTGGCGGCGGCCGGCAGGACGGCGTCCAGGCGCGCCTTTTCGTCAACGAAATTCAGCCGCAGGTCGGTGACGGCGGATGTGAGCATGCGCACCAGCTCGTCGGGCAGGCGGTCCCGCGTCTTGTCCTCCAACATGGCGAGCACGTCGATGAAGTAAGCCGCTTCCTCCAGGTCCGTGCGCATGCCGTCGCCGGGGCGGGCCACCTTGCCCAGCGCCATCATGGCGAGCTGCTGGTACTGCAGGATCAAGGAGAAAAGCAGCTGATCGTTCTTGTCCATGGACGCACTCCTTAGTTGTCGAGGGGGGCCGTGGCCGCCACCGCCTCCGCCTCGTCGGCGCGCCAGTCCAGCCGGCGACCGCAGCCGGCCAGCAAGTCCAGCATGAGGGGCCGTGCCAAGAGGGTGCGGGCCTCCGCGGCGCGGCCCAGGTCGGGCCGCTGCAGACGCAGGCAGGGCCAGCCCCCGGCCAGGTCCACCCGGAGCGGACTCATGTCGTCCTCGCGCACCAGCAGCAGGATGGACTCCAACAAGCGGTCGAAGAGCCAGCTGGCCTCGCGGTAGGGCAGGGGGCAGGGTTGGTCGGCCGGCAGGTCCAGCTCCTGTTCACAGCGGTGCTTGAGGGCCGCGTCGGCGCGATAGAAGCGCAGTTCCTCGTGCACAACCAGTTCCCAGGTGAGAGGGGTGCCCCGCTCGTACTCCTGCAGACGGCGGTAGCGGTCGCCCAGCAGGCGGATCTGGCCGGCCAACTCGTCGGTCTGGAGGTCCAGGCGCTCCAGATCGGCCAGCTCGGGATGGCGGAACTGCATCAACTGGATCATGCCCGACAGGGCATTCAAAGGATTGTTGAGGTTGTGGACGATGCCGCCCGTGTAGCGGCCGAAGCTCTCCAACTGCTCGCCGCGCCGGGCGGACTCGGGATCCAGGCCGGGCACAAGCAGCTCCTCCTCCCCCGCTTCCAGGCGCCAGAAGCCGGAGCTGGGCGCCCCATCCCCGCACAACTGGAGCCCCAGCACCCCCAGGCGGCGGGCGGCGGCGTTGAGGGGCCGCCAGGCATCGGCGCCGGCGCCGCGGGGACGCAGGTAAACCGGGTAGGGCAGATGTTCAAGCAGGGTTTCGGCCAGGACAGGAGTGCCGCTCATGGGCGGGATTCCCCCTCTTCATCGGGCTGGATCAGCTTTCGATAGTAGCGGATCTGGTCCCGCAGGCGGACGGCCTGTTCGAAATCCTCCCGCTCCACCGCCTCGTCCAGCTCGCCCTCCAGCTTGAGGATGAACTCCTCAAGCGTCACCGCTTGTGAGAATCCATGCTGGCCGGCGGCCTCCATCAGATCGGGATGGACCTGGATGGCCAAGCCCAGCCGCAAAGCCAGCGGGATGGCGTCGGAGGGGCGGGCGTCCACGCGGATGCGCTCGCCGTCGGGTCGCTCCAACACGACTTCGGCAAAGAAGGTGTTCTCATGCAGGCGGTTGATCTGCACGCCGCGCACCTGTCCGTCCAGTGCCCGCAGCAGGGAGGCCATCAAGTCGAAGGTCCTGGGGCGCTGGAACTGCCCGCCCCGCAGATTGTCGGCGATGGCCTGGGCTTCCACCGGCCCGATCAGGATGGGCAGCCAGCGCTCGGAGTCCTTCTCACGCAGGATCACCATGTATCCGCCCTGCTGGGGGTTGAAGCTCACCTTGGTGACGATGACCTCGATCACGGGACACCTCCTTGGGCAGGAAAAGGTAGTGATCGGGCCGGCCGGGGCCAATAAGAGTAAAGTGGGCCGCCCTGCGGCGGCCCAGCCTCCCGTACTCACCACGTCCCGCAAGCGGGTCATGGCTTTGCTATTGGGATTTGACCTGCACGCAGGTCCAGGCAGATAGTCTGATGGCGACCATGGTCGCCGGAATCCTCGCGCTGTCAGTTCAGGTCGTGGGCACACCGGCCTAGGAAGCCGGAACGGGCGCAACTATAGCAGATCTCAAGCTAAGAGGCAAATGAATTCCTGCAACAGCGGGTCAACAGCTTATAGACGATAACTATTCTTTATCTCCATGAGAATCAATTTGATAGATATTCATTAACCGATCGGCGACGAACTTCATTACTTCGCCATCGGTATAAAATCCCGACTGGATTTTGTCGTTCACTTCCCGCATCAGGTCCTGCCGGTAGTCCTCTTCCGGAGTGCCGACAGCGCCAGCGGAGGCCGCGCGCAGACTGCCCTGCTCCAGCAGGCGATCACTGATTCGGTCCACGACAACCTCCCTATCGTAGTAGCCCGTCGCCATCCTATCCCGCACCTGGGCGAGGATCTCCTCGCGCACATCGGGCAGGGCCGCGGCCGCGTCCATCAGCACGCCGCGCAAACGTCCCAGGTCGCGCCCGTCCCGGCTGATCTCGACCCGGTCCTCGCCCGCCAGGGCGCTCTCGGCGGCACGACCCAGATCACGCACGCTCTGGTAGCGCGCCTCGATCGCGGCACGGCGCAGGGCCTGTCCCAACTGGGATGTTTGGCCGGTGGAAATGTCCATCAGGTCCTCCCCTCAGGTCCCATCCGCTCCTTGTGAGCGGAACTCCGCTCACCCATAGATGTCAAGAAGTCGTCCCTTGCCCAACTCCCGAGGTTGACGCGGCTCCTCCACCCCGGCCTCGGTCTCCGGCGTGGATGATGTGCCGCGCAGCTCGGCGGCGGGCCGGCCCGGCCGCTCCGCCTGGCGCTGGGCCATGTTGTCCTGATAGGCCTTGAGCAGCGTCTGCCCCGCCTGTTCGGTGCGCATGGGGGCCCCCTAGACCTGGATCGCCGCGCGGCCCTGCTCGGCCGGCGGATCCTGCTCCTGCCGGCGGATGACCTGGGACCAGGTGGCGCGCAAGTCCTCCAGCAGTCGCGCCACCACCTCCAGGTGGGAGGGATCGTTGCGCAGGTTGGCCTCCCTCATGCGGTGCAGCATGAACTCGTAAAGGCGGTCCAGGCTGCGGGCGATGTCCTGCCCCTTCTCCATGTCCAAGGACTGGCGCAGCTCGCCCACGGCGCGGATGGCCCGATCCATCTGGACTCCCTTGCCGGGCACGTCGCCCTCCCTCATCAGCCGCTGACTGTCCCGCACGGCCCCCACCGCCGCATCGTAGACCATCAGGAGCAGGCGGCCCCGGTCGGCGGTCCGCGCCTGGGTCTCATGGTACTGGCGGAAGCGTAGATCCTGGCTCATGCCGGGCCCTTTCCTAACTGGAGGACGTGGTGAGCGAACTCAGCGCGCTGGACTGGGACTGCAGCCTGCTCATGGCGCTTTCCATGGCCAGGTACTCCCGCGTCAACTGCGCGCGCTTTGCTTCAAGTCGTGCGTTCATGTCCTCGATGGAGTCGGCCAGTCGGCTGATGGACTTCTCCAGCCGGCTGGTCTGGAAGCTGACCAGGCCGCGCTCGCTGTCGGTCAATGCCGTCAGGGAGCGGGTCAGGGCGGCGGCGGCGCCGTGGATCAGCGTGATCGTGCCGCTGCGCGTGCCCGGCCCGTCGCCGGGGTCGCGGAAGAGGATGCGCAATCCGGCCCAGGGGCCATTCTCGGGGCCGGAGATGAGGCGGCCGTCCACCCGCGCCGTCTGGCCGTTGAGGGTGGCGCCCACCAGCGCGCCCTCGGCATCGTACTCGGCGCTGAGCGACACCGCTCCGGCCGGTGTGTCCGCCTGGCGCGTGAAGAAGCGGAAGACCGGGCTGTCGCTGCGTGCGTTGAAGGTGAAAAGAGCCGCCAGATCCTCGGGATGGCCGGCCAGGGCGGCCTCCAGCTTGGTTTCATCCATGCCGAGCAGGCCGCCGGCGCCGCTCTTGATGCCGACCTGTCCCAGCAGCGTGTAACGTGCGTCCGCGTCCAAGCCGGCGAAGGGCCGCGTCACCAGCTGGCTGATGGTGCGCTTCAACTGGTTGACACCGCTGTCCCCCAGCAGCACACCCATCGTGCTTTCTTCGGAATTGTAGGTGGTCGTGCTGTTGATGAGGCCGACCAGGTCGTTGTAGGCGCTGACGAAGGACTGGATCTTGGCCTTGATCGCCGCGTCGTCGCGCTCCACCGTGATGGTCAGCTCCTCGCCGGCGGTGGACGCCGCAAGGGTGAGGCTGAGGCCCTCGATCGTGTCCGTCAGTGTGTTCCCCGACGACTCCAGCCAGCCTTCCGGTGGATAGCCGTCCACGCGGTAGAGGGCGTTGCGCGCCTCCTGCGTGACGGTGAACGCAGCGGCGCCAAAGCTGCCGCCGCCCAGGGTGGTCAGCTCCTCATCCACCGCCAGTTGGGCAGCCAGTCCGGTGGCCGTGCCGGACAGCACAAGGTGCCAGCCGTTGGCCCCGCCGCTGCCGTCGTTGAGCAGGCTGGCACGCACGCCGGGATTGGCGGCGTCCTGGTTGATGAGGTCGCGCAGATCCCTCAGGGTGGCCCCGTCGGGTATGGCCAGCGTGACCGTGACGGCCTCGTCGCCGCTGCCGTAGGTATAGGCGAAGACCTGGTCGGCGCCCGATGTGTTGAGGGAGGAGTCGTCCGCGCTGGCCACGCCCTGATGGACCAGGCGCGCCGCCGCGGCCAATTGCTCCACCTGCACGCGGTAGACGCCCGGAGCCGCGCTGCCCGTGGCGGTGACAGCCACGCTGTTGGGCTGGCTGCTGAGCGCGCGGCTGCTGAGAAAGGCGGCGGCCTCCTGCAGGGAGCCCATGGAGGTGTTGAGGGCGAGCATGCGATTGTTG
The sequence above is drawn from the bacterium genome and encodes:
- a CDS encoding DUF1844 domain-containing protein, with the protein product MDKNDQLLFSLILQYQQLAMMALGKVARPGDGMRTDLEEAAYFIDVLAMLEDKTRDRLPDELVRMLTSAVTDLRLNFVDEKARLDAVLPAAATEGDA
- a CDS encoding bifunctional nuclease family protein, with protein sequence MIEVIVTKVSFNPQQGGYMVILREKDSERWLPILIGPVEAQAIADNLRGGQFQRPRTFDLMASLLRALDGQVRGVQINRLHENTFFAEVVLERPDGERIRVDARPSDAIPLALRLGLAIQVHPDLMEAAGQHGFSQAVTLEEFILKLEGELDEAVEREDFEQAVRLRDQIRYYRKLIQPDEEGESRP
- a CDS encoding flagellar biosynthesis anti-sigma factor FlgM, coding for MDISTGQTSQLGQALRRAAIEARYQSVRDLGRAAESALAGEDRVEISRDGRDLGRLRGVLMDAAAALPDVREEILAQVRDRMATGYYDREVVVDRISDRLLEQGSLRAASAGAVGTPEEDYRQDLMREVNDKIQSGFYTDGEVMKFVADRLMNIYQIDSHGDKE
- the fliS gene encoding flagellar export chaperone FliS codes for the protein MSQDLRFRQYHETQARTADRGRLLLMVYDAAVGAVRDSQRLMREGDVPGKGVQMDRAIRAVGELRQSLDMEKGQDIARSLDRLYEFMLHRMREANLRNDPSHLEVVARLLEDLRATWSQVIRRQEQDPPAEQGRAAIQV
- the fliD gene encoding flagellar filament capping protein FliD, with the protein product MASVSTISGLSSGIDWQSTIDALMRLEQRRVTLIENRQSLEQKRLDAWRAINNRMLALNTSMGSLQEAAAFLSSRALSSQPNSVAVTATGSAAPGVYRVQVEQLAAAARLVHQGVASADDSSLNTSGADQVFAYTYGSGDEAVTVTLAIPDGATLRDLRDLINQDAANPGVRASLLNDGSGGANGWHLVLSGTATGLAAQLAVDEELTTLGGGSFGAAAFTVTQEARNALYRVDGYPPEGWLESSGNTLTDTIEGLSLTLAASTAGEELTITVERDDAAIKAKIQSFVSAYNDLVGLINSTTTYNSEESTMGVLLGDSGVNQLKRTISQLVTRPFAGLDADARYTLLGQVGIKSGAGGLLGMDETKLEAALAGHPEDLAALFTFNARSDSPVFRFFTRQADTPAGAVSLSAEYDAEGALVGATLNGQTARVDGRLISGPENGPWAGLRILFRDPGDGPGTRSGTITLIHGAAAALTRSLTALTDSERGLVSFQTSRLEKSISRLADSIEDMNARLEAKRAQLTREYLAMESAMSRLQSQSSALSSLTTSSS